A window of Streptomyces armeniacus contains these coding sequences:
- a CDS encoding ATP/GTP-binding protein, whose translation MAGRDLRALFHSNDRELEVSEAFTNRLAQWHAVAAALTAHAQHLSSPGFDVEDLESGRRNVLVFHGVGGIGKSTLSRKLEAALGGQRPAQWGELPFPTEHLLPVRIDLARAAGIDFERVVLAIRLALAGLGRPMPAFDLALRRHWEHHHPGEPLEDYLQRGGMLARFSGALNLPQQMQSALADAAQALALPGTVGGAIGQIAQSLVSALRERRQTVRALAGCSRLADVLDAEPDLETLSFATHLLAWDLAQLPPDRAVLPVVLFDAFEDTGDRTHRDLERLLQRIVWLMPNAFFVITGRNRLQWADTGLHGQLDWAGPAAWPELVPHEAPGPQSAVRQVLIGDFSPQDCEDYLARRLADSGGRPLIGGPLRRTIAARSGGLPLYLDLSIMRFLEIRRSRQPEAEDFGDFPALIARTLSDLTPGERHVLRSVSLLDAFSVSLAARAAGLDQEAAALRLSERPFVRHDQDLLWPFHLHQVVRSAIRNADDHTDDRWSPADWRRAAERAFDALGSEWHSCPRDRAVLVACLRQGLALARDFSLELGWLTDAAFQYVGDSVWEPLTPAARTIPGRAPRTAADTLVETLSALARRQHEHRERTAERLAAVTTTGLLPAELEEMALYYLAKAQRDLGRTAESRRGMQQIAARGGRLAPAAKRGLAHLSRLAGDFPTAMDTARTLGWEGRHHRVTGDVWWLHARMDEAADAYEAGRLEAEQHGKAGEAATTQALRAFALAFADPDQADDALDLAAELLARVDLRATTINAQLAALVRDAGHPGVEDRARHLRTEISTAGLASVHATLELVLCFHHAVLDNQTELAAALARLRELTRGGDYAYYTDIAHFMAALPVEPSTRARWLDGEDPTRRRWRALVNNRRQHLRRTEP comes from the coding sequence GTGGCAGGCCGGGATCTTCGTGCGCTGTTCCACTCGAACGACCGCGAGCTCGAGGTGTCCGAAGCCTTCACGAACCGGCTCGCGCAGTGGCATGCCGTCGCCGCAGCCCTCACCGCCCACGCGCAGCACCTCTCCAGCCCCGGCTTCGACGTCGAAGACCTCGAAAGCGGCCGCCGCAACGTGCTCGTCTTCCACGGCGTCGGCGGCATCGGCAAGTCCACCCTCTCCCGCAAGCTCGAGGCCGCCCTCGGCGGGCAGCGCCCCGCCCAGTGGGGCGAACTCCCCTTTCCCACGGAGCACCTCCTGCCCGTACGGATCGATCTCGCGCGCGCGGCGGGCATCGACTTCGAACGTGTCGTCCTCGCCATCCGGCTCGCCCTCGCAGGTCTCGGCCGTCCCATGCCCGCCTTCGACCTGGCCCTGCGCAGGCACTGGGAGCACCACCACCCCGGTGAACCGCTGGAGGACTACCTGCAGCGAGGCGGGATGCTGGCCCGGTTCAGCGGCGCGTTGAACCTGCCGCAGCAGATGCAGTCCGCGCTCGCCGACGCCGCCCAGGCCCTCGCCCTGCCCGGCACCGTCGGCGGCGCCATCGGTCAGATCGCTCAGTCGCTCGTCAGCGCGCTCCGCGAGCGCCGCCAGACCGTCCGGGCGCTGGCCGGCTGCTCGCGCCTCGCCGACGTCCTGGACGCCGAACCGGACCTGGAGACCCTCAGCTTCGCCACCCATCTGCTGGCCTGGGATCTGGCCCAGCTTCCCCCGGACAGAGCAGTCCTCCCGGTGGTCCTGTTCGACGCCTTCGAGGACACCGGCGACCGGACCCACCGTGACCTCGAACGCCTCCTGCAGCGCATCGTGTGGCTGATGCCCAACGCGTTCTTCGTCATCACCGGACGCAACCGCCTCCAGTGGGCCGACACCGGCTTGCACGGGCAGCTCGACTGGGCCGGACCCGCCGCCTGGCCGGAGCTGGTCCCCCATGAAGCACCCGGTCCGCAGTCCGCCGTACGGCAGGTCCTCATCGGCGACTTCTCCCCGCAGGACTGCGAGGACTACCTCGCCCGCAGGCTCGCCGACAGCGGGGGCAGGCCGCTCATCGGCGGGCCGCTGCGCCGCACCATCGCCGCACGCTCCGGCGGCCTGCCCCTCTACCTCGACCTGTCGATCATGCGGTTTCTGGAGATCCGGCGCAGCCGACAGCCGGAGGCGGAGGACTTCGGTGACTTCCCTGCCCTGATCGCCCGCACCCTCAGCGACCTCACCCCCGGCGAGCGGCACGTGCTGCGCTCCGTCTCCCTCCTCGACGCCTTCTCCGTCTCCCTGGCCGCCCGGGCCGCGGGCCTGGACCAGGAGGCCGCCGCGCTACGGCTGAGCGAACGGCCCTTCGTCCGCCACGACCAGGACCTCCTGTGGCCCTTCCACCTCCACCAAGTCGTCCGATCCGCCATCCGCAACGCCGACGACCACACCGACGACCGCTGGTCCCCGGCCGACTGGCGCCGCGCCGCCGAGCGCGCCTTCGACGCGCTGGGCAGCGAGTGGCACAGCTGCCCACGCGACCGCGCCGTGCTGGTGGCCTGCCTGCGTCAAGGCCTGGCGCTCGCCCGCGACTTCAGCCTGGAGCTCGGTTGGCTCACCGACGCGGCCTTCCAGTACGTAGGCGACTCCGTCTGGGAACCCCTCACACCCGCCGCCCGCACCATCCCCGGCCGAGCTCCCCGGACAGCCGCCGACACCCTGGTGGAGACTCTCAGTGCGCTGGCCCGCCGCCAGCACGAACACCGCGAACGTACCGCCGAACGGCTCGCCGCCGTCACCACCACCGGCCTGCTGCCCGCTGAACTGGAGGAGATGGCCCTCTACTACCTGGCCAAGGCCCAGCGCGACCTCGGCCGCACCGCGGAATCACGCCGCGGCATGCAGCAGATCGCCGCTCGCGGCGGCCGTCTCGCGCCGGCCGCGAAGCGGGGCCTGGCCCACCTGAGCCGTCTCGCCGGCGACTTCCCCACGGCCATGGACACCGCCCGCACCCTCGGCTGGGAAGGCCGGCACCACCGCGTCACGGGCGACGTGTGGTGGCTCCACGCCCGTATGGACGAAGCCGCCGACGCCTACGAGGCCGGCCGCCTTGAAGCCGAGCAACACGGCAAGGCCGGGGAAGCAGCCACCACCCAGGCACTCCGCGCCTTCGCGCTCGCCTTCGCCGACCCCGACCAGGCCGACGACGCGCTCGACCTCGCCGCCGAGCTCCTGGCCCGCGTCGACCTCCGCGCGACCACGATCAATGCCCAGCTCGCCGCCCTCGTGCGCGACGCCGGCCACCCCGGAGTCGAAGACCGCGCCCGCCACTTGCGCACCGAAATCAGCACCGCCGGACTCGCCTCCGTCCACGCCACCCTCGAGCTCGTGCTCTGTTTCCACCACGCCGTGCTCGACAACCAGACCGAACTGGCGGCCGCGCTCGCCCGGCTCCGCGAACTCACTCGCGGCGGCGACTACGCCTACTACACCGACATCGCCCATTTCATGGCCGCCCTCCCCGTCGAGCCGTCGACCCGAGCCCGCTGG
- a CDS encoding zeta toxin family protein, with amino-acid sequence MKDRTVTPLPLPDQEHQSILTTGILPAWTKNAVRQERPVVVFVAGQPGSGKSAAADLIHGVLDRRGGAVRIGSDLYKAHHPWYRALLAEDDRSAGVKIRPDTRRWQAEVEQHARRSRFDAVVETALGDVEEFRAASRAYREAGYRIEVAALATPEAWSQLRVLDRYVRQVHATGAGRYVSWENHDGCSDSMLETLSAIESEVLADRVTILRRSHEVLYGAELAPTARGGAPAGAVSAERVRPWSARETLHFRRELSGAEQRLHDERISDERRRLVRGDVERAWALAEPVRRIAQARREPPGVDFHRLSAAEHRWIFDELIVPSYLGGIVPQERPVAVYVLGQPGAGKSQAADLVQHAMAGRGATRIAGDDLKPMHPDYHQLLREQPRTAGEAIRADYRAWRAEAEAYVRARRGDVVVEAAPGSGEEFRLSAARFAAAGYRIEVVALAVRAADSRQGTARRFVRAQQLGVPARFTTRSGHDACYAGVAAAVRSAEGLPAVGSLLILHRDLRTLYRNERARDGSWRCAARGAAALDAERTRPYTAREAASFLSAHRALRAALPQYRAELEEIASLARATLPTAWQPRRLPRPRPAVPLLPARYAAAGYGPVSSR; translated from the coding sequence GTGAAGGATCGAACCGTCACGCCGCTTCCGCTGCCGGACCAGGAGCATCAGAGCATCCTCACGACGGGCATCCTGCCGGCCTGGACGAAGAACGCGGTGCGGCAGGAGCGGCCCGTGGTGGTGTTCGTCGCCGGGCAGCCGGGCAGCGGCAAGTCCGCCGCCGCTGACTTGATCCACGGCGTTCTGGATCGGCGCGGCGGCGCGGTCCGTATCGGCAGCGACCTCTACAAGGCCCACCACCCCTGGTACCGGGCGCTGCTCGCCGAGGACGACCGGAGCGCGGGAGTGAAGATCCGCCCGGACACCCGGCGCTGGCAGGCAGAAGTCGAGCAGCATGCCCGCCGGAGCCGGTTCGACGCCGTGGTGGAGACCGCCCTGGGCGATGTGGAGGAGTTCCGTGCCGCGTCCCGCGCCTACCGCGAGGCCGGTTACCGCATCGAGGTGGCAGCGCTGGCCACGCCGGAGGCGTGGAGCCAGCTGCGTGTGCTGGACCGCTACGTGCGGCAGGTCCACGCCACCGGCGCCGGCCGGTACGTCTCCTGGGAGAACCACGACGGCTGCTCGGACAGCATGCTCGAAACGCTCTCGGCCATCGAATCCGAGGTCCTGGCCGACCGGGTCACCATCCTGCGGCGCAGCCACGAAGTGCTGTACGGCGCCGAGCTGGCCCCCACGGCCCGAGGCGGTGCCCCGGCGGGCGCGGTGTCCGCCGAGCGGGTACGGCCGTGGTCGGCCCGGGAGACGCTGCACTTCCGCCGGGAGCTGTCCGGCGCGGAGCAGCGGCTGCACGACGAGCGGATCTCCGACGAGCGCAGGCGTCTCGTACGGGGCGATGTGGAGCGGGCCTGGGCGCTGGCCGAGCCGGTGCGCCGGATCGCCCAGGCGCGGCGGGAGCCGCCCGGCGTCGACTTCCACCGCCTCTCGGCCGCAGAGCACCGGTGGATCTTCGACGAGCTGATCGTTCCGTCGTACCTGGGCGGCATCGTGCCGCAGGAACGGCCGGTCGCCGTGTACGTACTGGGCCAGCCCGGCGCCGGCAAGTCACAGGCCGCCGACCTGGTGCAGCATGCGATGGCCGGCCGCGGCGCGACCCGGATCGCCGGAGACGACCTCAAACCGATGCACCCCGACTACCACCAGTTACTGCGGGAGCAGCCGCGTACGGCCGGAGAGGCGATCCGTGCCGACTACCGTGCCTGGCGCGCCGAGGCCGAAGCGTACGTACGCGCCCGGCGCGGCGATGTGGTCGTCGAGGCCGCTCCCGGCAGCGGGGAGGAGTTCCGGCTCAGCGCCGCCCGCTTCGCCGCGGCCGGCTACCGAATCGAGGTGGTGGCGCTGGCGGTGCGTGCGGCGGACAGCCGTCAGGGGACCGCACGCCGGTTCGTGCGTGCGCAGCAGCTCGGCGTACCAGCCCGCTTCACCACCCGGTCGGGGCACGATGCCTGCTACGCGGGCGTGGCCGCGGCCGTCCGGAGCGCCGAGGGACTCCCGGCGGTCGGGTCGCTGCTGATCCTGCACCGGGATCTCCGAACGCTCTACCGCAACGAGCGGGCCCGGGACGGCAGTTGGCGCTGCGCGGCGCGCGGCGCCGCAGCCCTCGATGCGGAGCGGACCCGGCCCTACACGGCGCGGGAGGCCGCGTCCTTCCTGTCCGCGCACCGGGCCCTGCGGGCCGCGCTTCCGCAGTACCGGGCCGAACTGGAGGAGATCGCCTCCCTGGCCCGTGCCACGCTGCCGACCGCTTGGCAGCCGAGGCGCCTTCCCCGCCCGCGGCCGGCCGTACCGCTTCTGCCGGCCCGGTACGCCGCGGCCGGCTACGGCCCGGTCAGCTCCCGGTAG
- a CDS encoding Fic family protein, which yields MLYETPALDAADHRVLEEIEEMRHALRHALRAAPQWSGQLRRNLTARAIAGSNTIEGYAATVDDVEALMTGEEPLETGETTRVELEGYQRAMTYIQALADAGTAFRYDAGLLGGLHFMMQGHHLTKRPGRWRDGPVYVTSPDDPAVPAYTAPAADQVPDLIGELLEWLNSGDLGTPVHVRASMAHLNLVNIHPWADGNGRMSRALSTLVFARDGVVPPEFSSIEEWLGRGQNTYAYYRVLQHVGGPAWEPGRDTHPWVRFCLDAHHRQAQQAQRRLDLFSRAWIHLTDQAHADGLDERVVYALLPAFWGAKVRRAVYQQDADLSDQQAIRDLRDLVRIGWLTAHAKARARHYGPGPRLAAAQEQIRASVKPYADPYA from the coding sequence ATGCTGTACGAGACGCCTGCGCTGGACGCCGCCGACCACCGCGTCCTGGAAGAGATCGAGGAGATGCGGCACGCCCTGCGCCACGCACTCCGCGCCGCCCCGCAGTGGTCCGGGCAGCTGCGACGGAACCTGACCGCGCGGGCGATCGCCGGATCGAACACCATCGAGGGCTACGCTGCGACCGTCGACGACGTCGAGGCACTGATGACCGGCGAGGAACCGCTGGAGACCGGCGAGACCACCCGCGTCGAACTGGAGGGCTACCAGCGGGCGATGACCTACATCCAGGCCCTCGCGGACGCCGGCACCGCCTTCCGCTACGACGCCGGACTCCTGGGCGGGCTGCACTTCATGATGCAAGGCCATCACCTGACCAAACGGCCCGGCCGGTGGCGAGACGGCCCCGTGTACGTCACCAGCCCCGACGACCCGGCCGTACCCGCCTACACCGCGCCCGCCGCGGACCAGGTACCCGACCTGATCGGCGAGCTCCTGGAGTGGCTCAACAGCGGCGACCTCGGCACGCCGGTGCACGTACGGGCGTCGATGGCGCACCTGAACCTGGTCAACATCCACCCCTGGGCCGACGGCAACGGCCGCATGTCCCGCGCTCTGTCCACGCTCGTCTTCGCCCGCGACGGCGTCGTCCCCCCTGAGTTCTCTTCCATCGAGGAATGGCTCGGCCGCGGCCAGAACACCTACGCCTACTACCGCGTCCTGCAGCACGTCGGCGGCCCCGCGTGGGAACCCGGACGCGACACCCATCCGTGGGTCCGCTTCTGCCTCGACGCTCACCACCGACAGGCCCAGCAAGCCCAGCGCCGCCTCGACCTGTTCTCGCGCGCTTGGATCCACCTCACCGACCAGGCACATGCCGACGGCCTGGACGAGCGCGTCGTCTACGCCCTCCTCCCCGCCTTCTGGGGTGCCAAGGTGCGGCGTGCCGTCTACCAGCAGGACGCCGACCTCTCCGACCAGCAGGCCATCCGAGACCTGCGCGATCTCGTCCGCATCGGCTGGCTCACCGCGCACGCCAAAGCCCGCGCCCGCCACTATGGCCCCGGACCGCGCCTCGCCGCCGCCCAGGAGCAGATCCGCGCCTCCGTGAAGCCGTACGCCGACCCTTACGCATGA